The Natrinema sp. DC36 genome includes the window ATAGTGTGACCCGCCGATCGTCACCGGCGCGATCCGATTCGGTCCGCGTTGAACGGGCTCAAACGCGCGAAAACGTCCGTCAAACGGCTTCAAACGCTCGAAAATCGGGTCCACGACACACCCCCTTCAAGTCCATCCGGCCACCGAGAGTCGGATGCAAGCCATGAAACGAACAACGCTCATCGCAGCTGCCTGCGCAGTACTGATCGCGACAACCGGCTTCGCCGCTGCAGCGCCCGGAAGTGCACCCGTCTCCGTAGACGGGGGCGCGGATAGCACCGACGAAGCGAACGCAGACGAACGCGAGGATCGAAGCGAGAACGGATCCGCTGCCGGCGGTGCCGCCGACGAACGGAACGGACAGGGGCCCGCCGTCGACCTCCCTGATCAGGTCCCCGATCACGTGTCCGAAATCCACGATCGAATTTCGTCGTTCCTGAGCGGTGACCTCGAGGGATCGCTCGGCGACGCTGTCAGCGCGGTGACGCCGGATGACGACGAAACTGACGACGCCGACGAAAGCGAAGATGCCGACGAAAGCGGCGAGGCTGACGACACCGACGAAGACGACACCGACGACGACGAGTCACAGATAGACGACGACGACGACGATGACGAGCAGAACGATGACGAAGACGAGCAGACCGACGACGGCGAACAGAACGACGATGACGAACAGAACGAGTCGTCCGATAGCGACGAACAGTCTGACGCGTAACTGACTCTCCATGCCCACCCCAGTTTCGCCGATGGCGATCGGTCTCGAGGACCGACTGCTGACGTTCGCCGTGAGCCTGCTGGTCGGCGGTCTGGCCCTCCACGTCGCCGCCCGCGTCGTCGCTGACGCTCGGGACTACGGTCACGCGGTTTTGACCGCACTGTTCGGCGCGCTGGCCTGGGCGCTCCTCGAGCCGATACCGCTACTCGGCGGGCTGCTGGCGATCGTCGCCTGGGTCGCGGTCGTCAAGTGGCGCTACCGACTCGGCTGGATCGGATCCAGCGCGACCGGTATCGCCGCCTGGGCGGCGGCCGTCGTCGTCCTCGCGGCCCTCGAGCTGATGGGTATCGGTTCGGTTTCGGCACTCGGCGTGCCGGGTGCCTGAAACGGGTTCCCGCTGACGCTCCCCTCCCCCGCTGAGCTTCTTTCCACCGAGCTTGCCCCGCTAACGCTTTCCTCCACCGGGCCTCTCCCGCTGACACGTTCTCCAGCGAACCTCCCACGCTGGCATCGGAGACGACTGCAGTAGTATCGGTATCGACCACGATAGCAGTATTCGCATTGGATCAGTCGCTTCCGACGGAAGAGTTAGCGTCCGCGCTGACGGTCCAATCACCGTCGACGCGCCAGCGGCGGTACTGAAAGGGGTTGATATAATCGTCTGGACGGCGAAGTGTGTGACATGGTCTCCATAATCGGATCACTCGTCGCCTTCGTGGTCGCACTGCTCATCGGCGGGTTGGCGATCTTCGTCAGCGCGCGACTCATCGTCGACGTCGATGACTATTCACACGCGATCGTCACGGCCCTCCTCGGAGCGATCGCATGGGCGCTCACGTCGTGGATACCGCTTCTGGGTCCGATACTGGCACTGATCGCCTGGGTCTGGGTGATCAATTGGCGGTACCCCGGCGGCTGGGGAACGGCCGCGGCCATCGGGCTCATCGCCTGGCTCGCCGCGCTCATCATCCTCCTGGTTCTCAACGCCGTCCTCGGCCTCGGCGTCGGAGCGTTCGGCGTCCCCGGCACGTAGTGATCCGCAGTCGGCCGAAACCGATCGACAGTCGGCTCAAGTCGGATCGAATCGAGGTCACGAACTACCCGGTTGATGTGGGTGAGCGCCTCCCGTCCGATCGTGATGCAGAGACAAACGATACTCGCGATCGTGGTCGCGCTCACACTCCTCACCGGCGCAACGGGAGCTGTAACAGCACAGTCAGCGGACGGGCCACCAGACACCCTTCCGGATTCGGTACCGGCGTTCGTCTCCGACGTTCTCGAGGCGATAATTGACGCCGTCAGTAGCGGTATCGATTCGCTCGGCGAAGTCGTTCGGGACCTCACTGCCGGGAGCGGTGCGCCCGGACTGACGACGACGTGAAGTGACACCGAGTTTTCCATTTCGATCTGAATCGTCGTATCGAACGTTTACGGGCGACCACACACCGTAGTAGGACTTTCGTATGATTTAAGCGAAGTGGCAAGTACCGACACGTATGAACGTTCGCGCCGGCGTCGCGATCGTGGTCGCCGCGGCGCTCCTCTGCGGATCGGGGCCAGTCGTCGCTGTCGCTGCCACCGGAACCACGAACGCCGGCCAGCCCCAACCGAGTCCGTTTACGCTCCAGCAGGACCAGATCGACGCGGACGAGGTCCGAATGGACGTCGCGCTCGAGCCCGACGGGACCGCCGAGTGGACGCTCGAGTTCTTGGTCCGCCTCGACGACAACGAGAGCACGGAGGCGTTCGAGTCGCTACGAGCGGACATTCGGGACGATCCCGAAAATTACACGCAGTCGTTCGCCGATCGGATGAACGAGACGGTTTCGACGGCGAGCAACGCAACGGGCCGCGAGATGGCCGCAGAGGAGTTTCGCGTGAGTACCGCGCGACAGTCGCTCGCACGCGAGTACGGCGTCGTCAGATACGAGTTCCGCTGGGACGGGTTCGCCGCCGTCGAGGGCGACGAGATCCGCGCCGGTGACGCCGTCGAGGGAATCTATCTCGACGACGGGACCCGATTGCTGCTCGAGTGGCCGGACGGCTACGAGCGAACGTCTGTCACGCCCGATCCGGACGACGAGCGCGAGAACGCGGTGATCTGGCGGGGCGGCGAGACGGACTTCGTTTCTGGAGAGCCTCGAGTCGTCGTTACCGCCGCTGACGGCGGGACCGGGCTCAGCACGACGATGCTCGCGGGAATCGTCGCTATCGTGGCCGTCCTCGGCGCTGGCGGTGCATGGTGGTACCGCAACCGCACGTCTGGGGCGGGGCAAACGACCGACGGTGACGGGGCTCCCGAGTCCAATACCGATCCGGAGCGCACCCCCGAATCTGGTTCGGGATCCGCGACGGCATCGACGTCGGCGTCGTCGACGGCCGACGAATCGGCTGGCTCGAGTGCGACCGCAGCGCCGGATCCGGCGCTCCTCACCAACGAAGAACAGGTCCTCCGGCTCGTCGAAGATAACGGCGGCCGGATGAAACAGCAGGCAGTCGTCGAAGAACTCGACTGGACCGACGCGAAGACCAGCAAAGTGGTCAGCGCGCTCCGCGATGAAGGGGACCTCGAGTCGTTCCGCCTCGGTCGCGAAAACGTGCTCTCGCTCCCCGACGCGGACGAGCCAATCACGACGAATGCCGGCAGTGACGAAAACGAATGAGACGAAATCGAGTCTCCGTCGAATCAGGTCCACCGAGTAAGCCGGTACAGGCGAAATCGGTGAAATCGACGGACAGCAACGGATCGAAAACGGCGTTGAATGGCGGAAACCGTCGATGAACCCAAGTCATCGACTCGAGTGTCTATCACTACGCAACTACGACTCCCATCAATGAACCGAACCATATCGATCACGCTGGCAGCGATACTCGTCGTCGCGATGGTCGCGGTCCCCCTCGCTGCGGCGAGCGTCTCCTCGAGCGCGAACGGACAGGCGACAAGCGACTCCGAGGCGGGAAACGAGTCGATCAAACCCGGTGAACAGTTCGCCGCCGCCGTCGGCGTCCAGAACGCCGAAATCGAGGGCGACGTTTCGGAACGGGCCTTCGGCGTCCGTATCGCGAACGCGGAGACCAACGCGACGAAGGCGGCCGTCGTCGCCGCGCAGTTCAACGAGACGGAAGCACGCCTCACCGAACTCGAGGGGAGACTCGAGGAACGGAACGAGTCCCGCGAGGCCGGCGACATCAGCGAGGGGCGCTATCGCGCGGAAGTCGCGACGATCGTCGTCGAGATGCGGTCCCTCGAGCGCCGGGCGGCGACGGCCGAGACGGCCGCGACCGGACTCCCCGAAGCGGTGCTCGCTCCGCACGGTATCGACGTCGACTCGATCCGAACGCTGCGAGATCGCGCCGGTGATCTCGGCGGACCCGAGACCGCGGAAATCGCTGGATCGATCGCCGGGGACGACGGTGAACGGTCGCTCGGTCCCGACCGCGATCCCAGCAGTCCGATCGACGTCGGCGGTGACACTCGAACCGACGAACGGAGTGTCAGCAGCGACGGCGAGACGAACGTAGCGTCGAGCGAAGCGTGAACCAGCAGCCGACGCACACCCGTTTTTTGCCGCTCGATTCCGTAGAGCGGTGAGATGGTCGACGCGTATACGGTGATCGATACCGCAACTGGAACCGCCGAGGGAGTCTGTCGTACCCTGTGCGATGCAGAAGCGGTGATCGACGCACACGTCATCGCTGGCGACTTCGACGTTATGGTCGAGATAGCGGGCGACGACCCGCACGATATCCTCGAGACGATCACCGACACCGTTCGGCCGCTCGAGGGGGTCGGGACGACGCGAACGTACATCTGCATCGACTGAGCCAGCGAGTGTGTCAGTCGCTCGACCCCGATCGGGCCAGGACGGCGGCATCCACTCGTCCGCGACTTTAAGTACGAACCCGCGGCCAGACAGGCCATGATCGACGACGCGATCCGCGTCCTCGCGGGCGACTGCACCGTTATCGCCGAGGACGACGACCGACAGGAGTACCGCGGCCGGGTGACGACGATCGTCAAACCCGACAACACCATCCTCGTCCACGACACCGACGGCTACCAGCCCGTCGCGTGGCTGACCCGCGCCGACAGCGTCTCGAGCGATCGCACCGGCGGCTTCACCCTCGTCGCGAAGAAGGGGACCCAGACGCTGCGGATCGCCACCCACGATCAGGACGGGTTCGCCCACTACCCATCTTCGGCGGCCGGAACGCCCATCGGGACGTGTCCCGACTGCGGCGGCGCGCTCGTGCGCTCGAGCGGGGTCCACTGCGTCGGCTGTGGCGACCGCTACGGCGTGCCCGCGGACGCGACGATCCGCGACGAGCAGTGTGATTGTGACTGTGGCCTCCCCAAGATGCGCGTCGAGCGCGGGCTGGCGTTCAACGTCTGCCTTGACAGAGGCTGTGAGTCCCTCGATGCGGCAGTCAAGCAGGCCTTCGATCGCGAATGGACGTGTCCCGAACCCGACTGCGACGGCGACCTCCGGATCCTCCGGCGCGGCGGCCTCATCGCCGGCTGCGAGCACTACCCCGACTGCGACACCGGCTTCGCCGTCCCCGCCGGCATCGCCGACGGCGACTGCGGCTGTGGCCTCCCGACGTTCGAGACCGCCAGCGGCACCCGCTGTCTCGATGCGACCTGCGATCGGGGGCTCGAGGCGGCGCTCGAGGCCGAATCCGCGGCCGACGACTGAACGACCGGATCGAACGCGAAAGCGGAGGTTGCACCCTGCGATAGCCGCCCGACCAGCCGCCGCTGCGGTGGGTGGGACTGAAAGGGGCTTCCGGCCTCGACGAACCCGGACGACGGAAGCACCGGAGCGACCGAAGGGAGCGAGGCGCGCAGCGAGTCCCGGGAGTCGAGACCGGAAGGGGCTTTCGGGCTGTTTGCAGCAGAGATGCTCCTGAACCCGCCCACGGTTCTCAAGCCCGCACGCCCAACAGTGTCCGTCCCACCACCACTCTCGAATGGGGATCGATCCGCAGCCACTTAGTCACGGCCCGCAAAACCCCGGCTATGTCACTCGAGGGGCGGTTCGACGACGGCGTCGTCCGCGTGGGCGGCGACGCGCGCCAGCGCTATCACGACTCGCGGGGCTACGGCTATCCGCTCGAGGGCAACGAGATCGCCCTCGCGCCGGTCGAAGCGGCCCACCTCCTGTATCGGGGGGATCTCGAGGCGGTCGTCGACGCCGGCAGCGGCGAGCGCCTCGGGTTTCGAGAATTCGTGGCTCGCGAGCCCGGCGAGGATTTCGGGGTTCGGTTCCTGGTCTACGCGGATCTGCGGTCGCGGGGCTTCTATCTCTCGCCGGCCGCGGAGCCGTGGGTTCCGAACCCGCCGAGCGGCGAGGCCGACTTCGCGGTCTTCCCGCGAGGAAAGGGGCCTCGAGACGGCGAGATCGCCTACGCGCTGCGGATCATCGGCGAACGGACCGACATTCCGGCCGCCGAACTCCGGGAGGGCGTGCTAGCGGTCGTCGACGAGGAGAGCGAAATCACCTACTTCGAGGTGGGACGGCGGGATCCGACCGGCTCGTCGGGCACCGACGCCACGCTGCCCGAGGACTGCGAGGCCGACCTGCTCGCCGATCGGGTCGTCGTCTGGGAGCCGCCGCTTTCCCTCTACGAGCAGACGTTCTACGGCCAGCCCCTCGAGGGCCGGGAGTACGACGAGCCGACGCTGCAGTGTTCGCTGCTCGAGGCGACCTACCTCGCCGAGCGAGGGGCGCTCGCGCTCGAGGCCGACACGGTCCGCGAGCGGGGCCGCGAGGTCGAGGGCGAGCGATTCGATCGGCGGCTGACCGTTTACACGGAGTTGCGAGAGCGAGGCGTCGTCCCCAAGACGGGGTACAAGTTCGGTGCGGACTTCCGGACCTACGCGGACGTGGAGTCCGTCGAGAACCTCGGTCACTCCGAACTGCTGGTTCGCGTGCATCCCGCGGCGTACGTCTTCGAGCCCCGAGATCTGGCGCTGGACGTTCGGCTCGCTCACGGCGTCCGGAAGACGATGGTGTTCGCGCTGGTCAGCGACGACTCCGCCGAAGAGACGGAGATAGAGTGGTGGTCGCTCGAGCGGTTGACCCCCTAATTGGAACTGAATCAGAGACGGTCATTGATCGCTGTTTATAGACGTCTACTTCGCTTTGAATACTGAGGGTCGTGAACGACGAGCGTTCTGCTCATGCTGGCAATACGGAAAATCCACACCCTCCCCAACCGATTCGCTCACTCCTTTCAGTCGTTCGCTCATCCCTCGCACAATGTCGTCGACTGCCCTCGCTATCTCTCGGGCAGTCGACAGCGCGCGCCACCGCACGTGATACTCCGTCTACGTAAACTGCTCGAGAAATTCCGCTCCGAGTACGACCTCCGTTCCTGCGAGCCCGACCGAACAGAACAGCGTGATGTCGGTCGCGCGCTGGCGGCCGAGATCGGGGTCCTCGAGCACGTCGGCGAGTTCGACCATTCGCTCGCGGTCGTCGCCCGACGCGACGTACGGCCGGTCGTAGGCGTCGACCTGCGGGAGCGAATCGGTCGCGATGACGTCGGCGCGGTCGACCACCTCGAGCGGGAGTTCGTGGGCGTCTCGGAATCGCGGCCCGATCGTCGTGACGTGGGTGCCGGGCTCGAGCCAGTCGGGATCGAAAACGGGCTCCTCGCTGTTCGTCGCGCAGACGAGCGCGTCCGCGTCGCGGACGACCGGTTCGGGATCGTCGACCGCGCGGACGGGCGGTTCGACCTCGCCGTCGGCGGTCTCGGCGAACGACTCGCGGCTCTCAGCGGTCGGACTGTAAATCAGCACCTCCGCGAAATCGCGGGCCGCACACGCCGCGCCGACCTGCGCTCGAGCCTGAAATCCCGAGCCGAGAACCCCGAGCGTCTCGCCGTCCTCGCGGGCGAGGTGGTCGATCGCGACGCCGCCGATCCCGCCGGTCCGGAGCCCGCCGATCGCGAACCCGACGAACAGGCCCGCGAACGCGCCGGTGGTCGCGTCGAAGACGGCCACCAGTTCCGTGTGCTCGTCGCCGGACTCGGGGTGAGTCTCGTAGACCCTGAATCCGGTCACGTTCGCCGACCCGGTCGCGGAGCCGGCGGTGAACACCAACTCGCCCTCGCCGGCGTCGACGCGCCAGCGCGGCGGGGCCTCGAGCGTTCCCGCAGCGCGTTCGCAGAACGCGTCGCGCATGGCGTCGACGACCTGCGCGTACTCGAACTGCGAGTAAACATCGCCGTCAGTGAGGATGGGAAAGTCGGGCATGATCGACCCGTCGGGCGGATGGACCATAACAGTTCAGCCCCGCGGCGGGTCTCGTCCGTTGACACGGCAACGGTGAGCGGCGAACGCCTACGGCTCGCCCGGAAGCGCTGCCCCTTCGTGCTCGAGCAGTTCCCGTTTCAGATCGAGTCCGCCGCCGTAGCCGACGAGCGAATCTACGCCCACGATCCGATGACAGGGAACGATCACGGGAATCGGATTGCGACCGCAGGCCTGCCCGACCGCGATCGGTGCGCTCTCGAGGGCCGACGCGATCTCGCCGTACGTTCGCGTTTCACCGGCCGGAATCTCCGTCATCGCTCGCATAACGCTGCCCGTGAAGCCATCGGGGAACTCGATCTCGAGGTCGAACGCCGTCCTCGTTCCCGATTCGTATTCCCGTACCTGCTCGCGGATCGTTTCCGGATCCGCATCGATCCGCGACTCGTCGATCTCCCGTTCGCACCCGAATACCTGAACCTGCATCGTCGGTCGACGTTCGACGCGCACCCACTTCACTCTCGCCGACCGAAGATTTCGGCGACGGCGAAGCCGAAGGTTTTTGCGCGCTGCCGAGCCAAAACGCACGTAATGACCGGAGACGACCCACTCGAGGAGTCCGAGTCAGGGGAACCGACGAGCGGGGAACCGATAACGGACGGCGGAGCCGCAGGTGCGGATGACGTCGCGCTGGACCCCTGGGGATCCTCGAGCGTCTCCGACTACCGAAAGCTGTTCGAGGAGTTCGGTATCGAGGAGTTCGACGAGCTGCTCGAGCAGGTGCCCAATCCGCACTATCTGATGCGACGCGGCGTCATCTTCGGCCACCGGGACTACCGACCGGTCGCCGAAGCCTTACGGAACGACGAGCCGGCGGCCGTCCTGTCGGGTTTCATGCCCACCGGCGATCCCCACATCGGCCACAAGCTGGTCTTCGACGAGATCATCTGGCATCAAGAGCAAGGGGCCGACGCCTACGGCCTGATCGCCGACCTCGAGGCCAACTCCGCCCGCGGGATGAGCTGGGAAGAGATCGACGAGCACGCGCGTAATTACCTGCTCTCGCTGCTCGCGCTCGGCTTCGACCCGGAGGAGGGCGAACTCTACCGCCAGTCGACGAACCGCGAGGTACAGGATCTCGCCTTCGATCTCGGCGCGGAGGCAAATTTCTCGGAGTTCCAGGCGATCTACGGCTTCGACGGCGAGACCGACGTCTCGCACATGCAGTCGGTCGTCACCCAGATGGCCGACATCCTCTACCCGCAACTCGAGGAGCCCAAGCCGACCGTGATCCCCGTCGGTCCGGATCAGGATCCTCACGTCCGACTGGCGCGGGACCTCGCCGAGCGGATGCGCTTCTTCAAGGTGAGCGAGGCGTATCTGAGTCAAGAGTTGAGTGATAAAGAGAGAGAATTAGCCGCCTGGCTTAATGAAGAAATTAGACAAGCGTTCCTAAACACTATTGAAAAGAACGAGCCTAAAGATGTATCAGGCGGAAGTCTAGGATTTATAAGGTGTGGTCAAGCTTCGATAATATTGGAT containing:
- a CDS encoding DUF4897 domain-containing protein yields the protein MNVRAGVAIVVAAALLCGSGPVVAVAATGTTNAGQPQPSPFTLQQDQIDADEVRMDVALEPDGTAEWTLEFLVRLDDNESTEAFESLRADIRDDPENYTQSFADRMNETVSTASNATGREMAAEEFRVSTARQSLAREYGVVRYEFRWDGFAAVEGDEIRAGDAVEGIYLDDGTRLLLEWPDGYERTSVTPDPDDERENAVIWRGGETDFVSGEPRVVVTAADGGTGLSTTMLAGIVAIVAVLGAGGAWWYRNRTSGAGQTTDGDGAPESNTDPERTPESGSGSATASTSASSTADESAGSSATAAPDPALLTNEEQVLRLVEDNGGRMKQQAVVEELDWTDAKTSKVVSALRDEGDLESFRLGRENVLSLPDADEPITTNAGSDENE
- a CDS encoding Lrp/AsnC ligand binding domain-containing protein, with amino-acid sequence MVDAYTVIDTATGTAEGVCRTLCDAEAVIDAHVIAGDFDVMVEIAGDDPHDILETITDTVRPLEGVGTTRTYICID
- a CDS encoding DUF91 domain-containing protein, producing MIDDAIRVLAGDCTVIAEDDDRQEYRGRVTTIVKPDNTILVHDTDGYQPVAWLTRADSVSSDRTGGFTLVAKKGTQTLRIATHDQDGFAHYPSSAAGTPIGTCPDCGGALVRSSGVHCVGCGDRYGVPADATIRDEQCDCDCGLPKMRVERGLAFNVCLDRGCESLDAAVKQAFDREWTCPEPDCDGDLRILRRGGLIAGCEHYPDCDTGFAVPAGIADGDCGCGLPTFETASGTRCLDATCDRGLEAALEAESAADD
- the endA gene encoding tRNA-intron lyase, translating into MSLEGRFDDGVVRVGGDARQRYHDSRGYGYPLEGNEIALAPVEAAHLLYRGDLEAVVDAGSGERLGFREFVAREPGEDFGVRFLVYADLRSRGFYLSPAAEPWVPNPPSGEADFAVFPRGKGPRDGEIAYALRIIGERTDIPAAELREGVLAVVDEESEITYFEVGRRDPTGSSGTDATLPEDCEADLLADRVVVWEPPLSLYEQTFYGQPLEGREYDEPTLQCSLLEATYLAERGALALEADTVRERGREVEGERFDRRLTVYTELRERGVVPKTGYKFGADFRTYADVESVENLGHSELLVRVHPAAYVFEPRDLALDVRLAHGVRKTMVFALVSDDSAEETEIEWWSLERLTP
- a CDS encoding ornithine cyclodeaminase family protein — translated: MPDFPILTDGDVYSQFEYAQVVDAMRDAFCERAAGTLEAPPRWRVDAGEGELVFTAGSATGSANVTGFRVYETHPESGDEHTELVAVFDATTGAFAGLFVGFAIGGLRTGGIGGVAIDHLAREDGETLGVLGSGFQARAQVGAACAARDFAEVLIYSPTAESRESFAETADGEVEPPVRAVDDPEPVVRDADALVCATNSEEPVFDPDWLEPGTHVTTIGPRFRDAHELPLEVVDRADVIATDSLPQVDAYDRPYVASGDDRERMVELADVLEDPDLGRQRATDITLFCSVGLAGTEVVLGAEFLEQFT
- a CDS encoding MGMT family protein, yielding MQVQVFGCEREIDESRIDADPETIREQVREYESGTRTAFDLEIEFPDGFTGSVMRAMTEIPAGETRTYGEIASALESAPIAVGQACGRNPIPVIVPCHRIVGVDSLVGYGGGLDLKRELLEHEGAALPGEP
- a CDS encoding tryptophan--tRNA ligase translates to MTGDDPLEESESGEPTSGEPITDGGAAGADDVALDPWGSSSVSDYRKLFEEFGIEEFDELLEQVPNPHYLMRRGVIFGHRDYRPVAEALRNDEPAAVLSGFMPTGDPHIGHKLVFDEIIWHQEQGADAYGLIADLEANSARGMSWEEIDEHARNYLLSLLALGFDPEEGELYRQSTNREVQDLAFDLGAEANFSEFQAIYGFDGETDVSHMQSVVTQMADILYPQLEEPKPTVIPVGPDQDPHVRLARDLAERMRFFKVSEAYLSQELSDKERELAAWLNEEIRQAFLNTIEKNEPKDVSGGSLGFIRCGQASIILDWMSDYITSDESNQFDLSSPDIDEVMELEYDYSRSDWKSVSNYINPGKVAPPENVNKETIFSLISTLEGAGKEPFRERIRIFNRKATESAFEDLKRKCEQYNFRAYESHIDIFDIETLVHKPQNLNKLPEDRAKLMEIAKDTAEELAREVEVDNGGYGFQPPSSIYHRFMTGLTGGKMSSSIPASHISLLDDPEDGYDKVKAATTGGRETAEKQRELGGKADECPVYELYAYLLAGDDDEFAKRVYDECVGGERLCGDCKEQAAQLMREFLAEHQEKREEVEDLLEEADIELESPRRR